One Candidatus Zixiibacteriota bacterium DNA window includes the following coding sequences:
- a CDS encoding 2Fe-2S iron-sulfur cluster-binding protein, giving the protein MVSLTINGKLVRAAENEMLLAVIQRERIDIPSTCNHKAVEPFGACRLCTVEITRAEWDGWKRLVTSCLYPVEEGLIVSTHTPQVIELRKTILDLQLARSPKAPYVQDLAAQYGITRTSFEEMPDGDDCILCALCTRVCDQMGFRAISTVNRGHGKEVAPPLHQAPPDCVGCLACAQICPTNFIKYTDKGDTRTIWGKTFEMLKCEETGRPTITRAFAEYLSKHRDIPAEYFQYGDQSHREQTALTMGKIALWQRQEKA; this is encoded by the coding sequence ATGGTCAGTCTGACAATAAACGGCAAACTGGTGCGAGCCGCCGAAAACGAGATGCTCCTGGCGGTCATCCAGCGGGAGCGGATCGATATCCCCTCAACTTGCAATCACAAGGCGGTCGAGCCTTTCGGGGCCTGTCGCTTGTGCACGGTCGAGATCACCCGCGCGGAGTGGGACGGCTGGAAGCGGCTGGTCACCTCGTGCCTGTATCCGGTCGAGGAAGGACTGATCGTTTCGACCCACACCCCGCAGGTCATCGAACTGCGCAAGACGATTCTCGACCTGCAACTGGCGCGGTCACCGAAGGCCCCTTACGTCCAGGACCTCGCCGCCCAGTACGGCATCACCAGGACCAGTTTCGAAGAGATGCCCGACGGCGACGATTGCATCCTCTGCGCCCTCTGTACCCGCGTGTGCGATCAGATGGGCTTCCGTGCAATTTCGACGGTCAATCGCGGCCATGGCAAAGAGGTCGCTCCGCCGCTCCACCAGGCCCCGCCCGATTGTGTCGGCTGCCTTGCCTGCGCTCAGATTTGTCCTACGAATTTTATCAAGTACACGGACAAAGGCGACACTCGTACGATTTGGGGCAAGACTTTCGAGATGCTCAAGTGCGAAGAGACCGGCCGGCCGACTATCACGCGTGCGTTTGCCGAGTACCTGAGCAAGCACCGGGACATTCCAGCGGAATACTTCCAATACGGGGACCAGAGCCACCGCGAACAGACCGCTCTCACGATGGGCAAAATCGCGCTCTGGCAGCGTCAGGAGAAAGCATGA